The DNA sequence GTTCAATAGCATATTTGTTTGTTATCAAAGGTCATGAGGTGTATTGTTTCGCTGATACAAGTATACGAGGAAGCTATTTGCAAAATAGAGCCATGGAGACAGAGCGGTCTTCCGTGTAAATATTGATCAGAGAATAGGACATGAAGTGTCAGTAGCTTACTTTGGGTAATAAGATAATGCTGTGTGTTTAGGGAGGTTTCAAGGTTACTAGTTACAGCAATGAGTTCTCATGAAAGCAAGCAGAGTTTATTGACATTgtgatttcaagaaattccaatttttcgcaTGACcactattttgatttttgatttcgGCGGTTCAAGTATCTATTCCATCTACCTACACCGGTGATTGATATCATTTTGTGGTTGCGGAGCAGAAGCCATCATCGGCACCATTTTCTTTCATTGATGTCATCACACCAACCGACGCGATGAAAGATGGATATGTTGAAAAAGTTCGCTGTGCTTACCGTCGTCCAGTTTTAAGGCAGTTTTCAAGTCCGTGTTGAAAATCACTTGCACATCATTCACTTTTATTAAAGTTTGACTGGATAAATCTCTGGCTTCCTGCAGAAGTACTGCAGGCTCGGACGACGCCATGACTGCACACACTTCATTCACGAACcgtcaaagaaaacaaaacggCGGCCGTCGCTGTCGTCGTCGCGCGTTTATTTTCGTTGCTCCTCCAGTCGCAGCAGGATTGCAACCtaataatgcaaattttaaattttccaaattcgtcTATCACAAAATTAATCATTAAGTATACAATAGTAGAACctatgaatttttaaatcgatCTAAAGAAGAAGGAAGGTCATTTCTCAATGATTTTTGACCTGAAATAACGCTGTAATATGATAATAGATTACCAAGTGACAGTGGGTCTCGCTGGTCTTCTGTTTACAAACCTGCTTTTTCCGCCAAATTTGAATTTGCGGACTTTTTCGAAGCTGAATTATCCACGATACTTGTAACTAtaagtaaaaattcaaataatctATTATGAATTCACAGGCATATCAAACATTCATACAATgagttttcctaattttttcaacaaattgtTCAGTGGTTGTTATGATACTAATGAGAGTGATCATATACCTTTTTGTAATGATAGGCACCATACCACCCTAATGTAAATGAGGAGCCTCATGGCAGAAGGGAAGTTTTCTGATGCTTTAAAGCTGGATTTTAGTTGGGAGATTTTCGCAGAATATACTATCAAACTAGTTTTCGTTCAGTTCATGAATacctcaattttatcaaaaactgcacttatgcttGTCCTCCAAGACCCTCAATTGGATGATAATTTTGATTAGGCAGTTCGATGACAGCAACCTCTTTGATTGGATGCATAGCTGTTGTTTATGCCCAAGTGCATTTCTGCATGACGACTCTTTTCACCACTTTATGTGTTTCATCTAGGAACaaagccattttttttcaagagggATATTTGATACAGGGCAGATGTACTTTTTGAAACTTCTCGAAAGTATCAAACATGAAGGTGTTAAAACATGGATACTAAAAGCATGTGGGAGCTGAAGGTAATAGTTTTCTCCGCAAATAAACTACAGTTTCCGACGTTAATGCTTTGAAAGATTGTTTACCTTCTAGTCCAAGGTTCACCACATAGAtacttgttgcaataaaattaccaaaCAGTAGAAATGGTACCAAActtacagaaattttttttgcaaggaTTAGGTAAGGTTCGGAGAATTTTTTGATGGTGAAATGAGAGAGTGAAAGTGATTTTTATGCAGTTGCACTGTtcggggaaattttaaaaaaatgagctaTTATAAATCAAATTCAGtttattcattgaaatttgaaaacatttttagaaatGTAGATTTAACAAAACAGAGAGAACATGATACCAgctaatgaaagaaaaaaacctgaggTTTTTAAACAAGCCATTTGATAGCACAAAAAATAAAGCTTACAGCTACAAAGAACAACAATATTCTTTAACAATCATAAATTACAAATGAGAATTCTAATGTAATTTTCACTTACAGCTATTAccactgaggaaattgaaattgcacagttggatttttctttcttGCGTGGTCTGTTTGGATTTtagtcattatttttaaaacagcaGAATACGAGAATTTAGAGAATCCCCTTGCCCAATATTTGATCTCATATTTGCTCTTGACATAATGTAGTGTAAGGATATAGATTCAGCTAGGAAAAAATAAGACCTTTCTTTAAAATGAGAGTGCGATAAATCCAACAGAACAAGTAACTTCTTTCCCACAAGCGTATTATCCAAGAACAACCAACTAATCCATTAATTCGAATTCTGGATGATAATTTTGATTAAGCAGTTCGATGACAGCTACCTCTTTGAGTAAATGCATAGCTATTTAAAACGACATTATACAgctatgcaaagaaaaaaaaattgaatgaaaggaACAACTCGACCCTCAGAGCATAACATCAAAGACATGGGATAATCCGAAGGGGAACTTTATGCATGGATTTGGTAAAAATTATGTTTCCATGTGCTCAAGCAGGACCGACTTTACAATAAACAATCCAGTTTTTTACACTGCGCTTTGAGTCAATAATGCTTGTAAAATCGTATCTGATATATATAGCTCCATAGCAGAAAATGGTGAAATAGTATTGGGCCCTAAATTAAATTCCAGCAGTTGAAAGTATTGAAATTCTCCATCTATTAGTACATTGCATACAGCGGCAATAACATGATCTTCTGAATTAAATTTGATGAACGAAGGAGAAAAATTAGTAGAATTATTGTGGTTCTTTCTTAAGCCAAAACGGTTCATGAGCTAGGTTTTGATACAAACAAATtatttaagtgaaaaaatgcgAATTCTAATGAATTAAAGAATATAGATGTACAACCTTGGATGAGGAGAAACTTACACATTGACGGATCTATAGGGAGATTGACTAAAGGAGAGGGCAAaggtaccaatttttttttattaaatgcaACTGTAAATGTAAGTAATTAAAACATGAAGCAAATCACCAGGAACTTAATTGAGGAATGATCTCAATTTACGGCCGAATATATTCAAGGCATTCTTCGGTAAAAGAGAATAAATTCATGGAGATGCTCCTAAATTTGTGCAATTTAACATGAAGTTTGTGATGAGAAAAATTCACACTTGTTATGATCATTTTTGCAGGAAAACGGGTAGAGATGCGAATCATAGTCTTCAGGAAAAATGCATAAAGtcacacaatcttagcaacattgctcCAGGCCTTTATGCTCTTTCACAGAAAAAGGGCTTATTTTCTCGGAAGtagtaaaaaactgaaaataaattggCATGTGCTGGACATTCAAAATTGAGTTGATGGCCTAATTTATGGGGGAAAGTAtgaataataattttcaaaaaatcagagataaaaatggctaaaaatattttccagcatCCAAACTGTTGAATTCTTGTGCTGAAGAGAAAAAGGTTAAAGTAAACTAATGGAAAGAATATTTTAGTTTTCTTCATTATGGTTGTGAAATAGCTGAGTATGAAAGCTGTAAAAAGACTGTGAAAACGAACTTTATTTTGTGGGTATAAGATAAACTATGAAACTGGGGTGAATGATACTTTAGTTTTATTTGTTACAGGACTTTGACGAAGAACTAAAATTCCTTGCTTttatactttattattttttcagcaaaaaattaaaaatgtatgcaTACTCAGACTTCTAGGACAGCCTCTCTATTAGTATTGTTATAAAGCCAAAATCGGAGCCTAATAGCCACTGCATCATATAATCAATGACcgcaaattttcatgaaattactgCCTTCTTACCTGAAAACAATTCAGCTTCATCAATCGATGAACTTACACAACTAGATTGGAATGtctacaaaaatattttcacatttcttaacttttctaaAAACTCATTCACATAATATTTTCATACCAAAATTCTCTTAACAAAGGAACATTTGGTAAAAGACGTGAATAAGAAATTTGCACTGTTCTTTATCATTTCAGTATTGTACCTGATTAATAAGTTAACGGAATACAAAGTTAATAATTGATTTGGGAGGCAAGATAATACATGGTACTAGTGGAGACTTAACGAAAGTCTACAGGAAAACATGACGGTATCCAAAATGAATCAAGGAGTCAGTTGTTGAATTTACATTTGTAAACATGAGGCGACTTGGATTGATACACCCAATTTACAAAGTTTTCGGATCATTAAGATCAGTAGACCTGGTAAATACCATACACTCATAAAGATGAAATAGTTGAATTGTTAATTTGTCTCAATAAGATGTCAGAGTCATCTGACAACTGTAGGACGAACAATATACATACACAAAGAGATATTAAACTAtctcacaaaattaaaatttccactGCACAATTTTTAGACATAAACTTTGTACGACACAAGAATAAAGTTATGCTATCGATATTGAAGAGACCAGTACAAATAGAAAAAAAGCTTGAGGAAGTATTTGAGCTTGGCTAAAATaagttgaaaacattgaaattgaaaggaaaGCATTTGTATTTCTGTTCATATAAGATCACTGTAAAAGTCTGCCAACATTAATATTCTAGAAGCAGCAGAAAAAGTAAATCATACCAACTTCCTGGCTTTAAAAACACATGAACAttgaatgatttttattttgaaaaaaattacgataaagAGATTACAGAGGAGACCCGATAAATTTGTATGAACCAAAGggagagaaatcaaacaaaaaGGAATTTTCGGCAACAATAAATTTGGTAACAGTTCATTTTTCCTGGCAAAAACCATCCATGACTGAATGAATAGAATTCCATCATCTTTCTTTTGACAAGATGTAtgcaaatgttttttttaaaaaaagggaaagaaaataGTACTACAGGAGACATTTTCAGCAGGattgtttgaaattaaaaagatagCCTAACCTTAAACTTCTGAAATTATTTCTACACTGAGATGGTACAAACTGGACTACTTCAGTAAAATCAACAATATCTGTAGCAGGCTGAATACAAAAACTCCATATTTAGTTCCACTTCCAGTATCGTAGAGAATCTGTTGCAGCCCCACACTAATATAGAGTTAACCTAACGATGCTTACAGAACATTAGGGGAGCCactttttgtgcaaaattatCACAGATTCAAAAATGTTTAGTATTGAGTAAGTATgtaatttcagatatttttttttcttctcttttatgGCAGtacgtaaagaaagaaaaaagtgcaGATGATTTTGCCACAGGTCTTCACTAAGCTAACAATAAGTATCATTGATTCAAGCATGAAACAAGTTAAATGATACAAAATTCTAAGACAAAATCGAAACAAAATCCAAGCCATTAAGCTTTTTTAAGATAACAAGTTGACTTTGAATTTCTTCCATGGAAATGAAACACTACTAAGCCATTGAGGCCCAAGGATTTTAGAGTTCTTTATTAATCCTTGAAATATCGGGCAAAcaaaaattcttaaatccaATCCACAAAAAGGGGATAGaagaaagggaagaaagagCAGAAATTGCATATGTAATTCCTTTTAAAGCGCACACCTACTTTTCaacttaaaacaattttcattcccagggaaaaaattctgaaatgtcCTACTATGtttgtaaatacattttcattATGAGAAGCATGAAAAAGCTTGGTCATAATATTTTTTCACTGGGGTTGATGCATGAGATGCGATTGATTTCATTTGAAAGTTCTTTCTCAAAAAGGTAAGATGAGACCAAGTTGtgattcatacattttttaagaTGTTCTCAGATTGAAACAGATTTTCTTACCTTTGATCTTTAAATTTTGGAGAATAATTTAAAGAACAGTCAAACCTACGATGCATTGAGAGCTGGTCCAATTCGCTTATGCTGAATTGTGCTCCAAGGGTGGACGCCCCGAATTTTCGGTTCCAAATTGACTACATAGATATCTCCGGCCAGATCATCACTTCCTGTTTCAGCATCTGATTTAGCAATTTTTGCTGCTTTATCTACTTCAGATTTCACATCACCATCCAATTTctgaaatataaaattaaaacgtgattaatgactgaaaaataaagtatacctagtttgagaaaattttaaaaatctcataTAATCTTAATACTGACCTGCCCATTGATCCGACTTCTATAATGGTTTAAGAGTGTATGTTTGGGAAACCTGTTTGTAAAGTGGGATGGAATCTctacaaaaataagaaaaaggtcTTAGGGGCCTCCCTACAAATTGGCATTTTCCCGGTATAGCAATCTCATTTAGAAgaatttttgagatattttagcTAAGTTATTGATTTTTTGTCAGAGAGACTTAAGGCCCTGCCAGTTAATATCAAAagcacgtaaaaaaaaaaaaaaaaaaaaaaaagccaatcATATTTATAAAAAGTTATCGATTTGGTTCTTTTctattgtttattttatttgaatgtTCAGGTCATCAGTGAGGATCTCGAGGACTTTGCTTCAATCTTTATTTTATGCCAGGAGCTAATCATAGGCCTCTCAGCGACagaggtggaaaaaaaataaagcaactTTGAAACTTACAACAAGAACGCTTACCGAGAGGTCTCTTAGAGATGATTTACTAGAATTCTTACACCCTCAATAAATAAACAAGCCCAGGCAAACATTCAACATGTCTGATGGAAATTACATCACACACTAAACACTAGATGGTAATTGCAACTCTTGAAATTCAACATTTAATACAGTAAACGCTTGCTACTTTGATACTAGAGGGAccaagaatttttcttttaaagttgAAGGTTCGTCAATTTAAGAGATTTTGAATAATTAGGAACAGTCTCcagaaaagtttaaaagaaagATATTCCTAAATAAGCACTATGATTTAAAGTAGGGTTGTCAATTGCTATATAATTTGAAACGACACGCCTCTTATACGGATGTGCTAAGCTTTCGATGATTATGATTGAATCATGTTATAAAAGGAGGTATATTATTGAATTTAGATACTGCAGCAAAATAAGTACTGACCTTAAGTTCATCTGGAGTGACTAGACCTGCATtaataattttctctttaaatgaGGTGATTGGGTCTCTAGTTTGCCTGACTTCTTGAATTTCATCACGAGTACGATAACTTGTGCCAGGATCTGACATGGAATGTCCAGAGTATCGATAAGTTGCTGTTTCTAGCACGATGGGCCCTTTTCCGGCTTTGCAATGTTCAATTGCAAATTCCGCAGCTGATTTCACTGCTAAAACGTCCATACCATCGACCTAAAGAAAAAGCAACAAATTAGAGAtttagataaaatgaaaataggttgAGTTAAACACTTACCCTCTATTGAAGTGCATTGTGATACGATTGTTGCTTATTGAGGCCTAAAAAGCAATACTACCTAactgaaaaaattggcaaaaatggGTTGACGATTTTGATGCattttacagtataaaataAGCAAGCTCATGTTTATAGTCTCCAATTATCTACATCTCCAATTCTGCATAGTAGAGCTGTAATAACCCTgcaatatgtaaaaaaaaatacaaatctaacttcaaaataaGAAAAGTGGCGAAGTTTTTCTTTGCCctgtaaaatcgtcagttttCCAGCAGTATTACTTCGCTATCGTTATCTTGATCAGATTTTCAAAACATGACTTCAAATGAATTTTCCagaattcaacttttttttttttattgagactTAGCTGCAATAACAGTATATTGGCAGTTTTCGCGCCAAtcagcaaaattgaaaattatgatCAAGAAGTATCTCATGAGGATATCGAGGTGCTGGAATGGGGCTGCGGCAAAATCTGGTTACAGATGCAAGACCTGCATGTAGAAGTAAATTATGATCAAGAAGTATCTCATGAGGATATCGAGGTGCTGGAATGGGGCTGCGGCAAAATCTGGTTACAGATGCAAGACCTGCATGTAGAAGTAAAAACTTGTCGTAACACGTTACAACTGTTTTGTTGAAGAAACATTTCGAAAATATCTTTTCATGTCCTGATGCTATTTAGAGACCTATCAAATTTAATTAAAGAGAGTTCCAGGCGACTGGTGGAAATAATCAGGAGAAGTATAATATTTGATGATAAGATATGTAGTTGGTTAGAAGGATCATATAACTACCCAAATTCCTGGAATGTAGTCTCCTCTAGTGTAATACTGAGCAGATGCAGCAGCTCTTTCAGCTGAGGTCCCCATTCCGTAACCATTGttttcacaaacaaaaataGCGGGAATATCCCATAGTTTGGACATATTGTACGCTTCAAAAACTTGTCCCTGGTTTGCTGCCCCATCACCATACAGAGTGAAGCAAACTCCATCATTGCCTTTGTATTTTGCTGCTAACGCAATACCTGCGCCCAAGGGTACCTGAAAGGTAAAAGAATGACagatataaaattaaaactctATCAATAAAATAACTGCATATCTATCGCATAATTTTAAGCTGAAATGGTGCAGAACTAAGGAAAAGGAGTCGCACTGATACGGTCCAATATATTGGTTATACTACGTATTTGCTTAATAATAACTGATACAATAACTATGTATCACAGCCAGGCAAAAAGGTTTTCATTCAATACAGCACATATTACATATGTTCAATCCATTTTTTGTTGCTATCACTTAATGAAGACTGTACGGAATTTTTATTGTTCCTAATTGTTGGGAGACTTCATCATTAAAGCGCTGAGTGTAGGAAATTAAATGGCATATATCGGTtccagtgtttcagaatctccgctAGCATTTCATCTATTCTAAAAAAAgcaaattcatttattttatggcaacttttactaaaaatttcatgaatttataATGCTCTAATCGataattctggaaaaatcatcCAATACTTTCCCagacaaaatttaaattagTAGCAGAGATTCTGTATCAATATCACCATGACCAGGAAGTGCTCTTTCATCACCCAGCACCACAAGTTGTTGCATATAAAATTATTAGCATTGATTAAGGACACTTTTTTATCAAAGCTGCTACTGACAATGCGAGCATAAACTGAAAATTCCAACACAGCAGTTATGTTAGTTGTAGATAAAGAATCAGTAATCAGTGACATTGGAGCCACATTGAAATTCCACTCTTCCCTGGGTTTTAGGTCATAAGATCCATAGGTAATGAGAAATGATTAAATTTTTGCCAGTCCCCCCCCCTTTGCCCCCtccccaaaaaataaatacttgcTCACTTACTTAAGATTAAGCTTTCATCAAATTGTAGAATTAGAATTAATATTTACTCCTCGTTATTTCAATACAAGAAATGAGGAGTTAGAGTTAGGATATAATAGAGAGATTATGGAGATGGTTTAAGGCCAA is a window from the Bemisia tabaci chromosome 5, PGI_BMITA_v3 genome containing:
- the LOC109037445 gene encoding probable pyruvate dehydrogenase E1 component subunit alpha, mitochondrial, whose translation is MFSTNSRCISQVTNLQKLMGFFGASKNNFATEVTLDVKPFKLHRLETGPVTSVSLSKEEALKYYTQMQTIRRIETAAGNLYKEKIIRGFCHLYSGQEACAVGMKAVMRPDDSIISAYRVHGWSYLMDISPVGVLAELTGRKSGAARGKGGSMHLYSKNFYGGNGIVGAQVPLGAGIALAAKYKGNDGVCFTLYGDGAANQGQVFEAYNMSKLWDIPAIFVCENNGYGMGTSAERAAASAQYYTRGDYIPGIWVDGMDVLAVKSAAEFAIEHCKAGKGPIVLETATYRYSGHSMSDPGTSYRTRDEIQEVRQTRDPITSFKEKIINAGLVTPDELKKLDGDVKSEVDKAAKIAKSDAETGSDDLAGDIYVVNLEPKIRGVHPWSTIQHKRIGPALNAS